Below is a window of Virgibacillus sp. NKC19-3 DNA.
ATGTTTTGGTTATCCGCCCACGAGACGTCTCCACCAATTTCCTCCAGCAAACCACCAAGTGTATACACATCCGAAATCTCCGGCAGTCCCTCTATTGTAACATCGGAATCAGCTAATATGGACGCGGGTAGTAAAGCAACAGCGCTATTTTTTGCACCACTGATCCGAACCTGACCATTTAACAGGTGGCCACCTTCAATTACCATTTTTTCCATCTGGAAACCCTCACCTTTCAACGTACAGAATAAAGGAAGCAACTCTGTCACTATTCACGTGCATCGTCTAATTTTCCTTTTTACTCTTATTTTGTGCATCATTTCCAATTTCATGCGATTAATTTTGCTTTTTCCAGTCTGCAAGGAATTTTTCTATTCCTTGATCGGTTAATGGATGTTTAACAAGCTGATCAATGACTTTCATTGGAATGGTTGCAATATCGGCTCCATTCAGTGCAGCATCTGTCACATGTAATGGATGCCTGATCGATGCAGCGATGATTTCGGTATGGATATTATGCTCCTTAAAAATAGCTGAAATGGTTGAAACTAAATCCATTCCATCCTGACCTATATCATCCAGTCGCCCTAAAAATGGTGATACATAGGATGCGCCAGCTCGTGCGGCCAAAAGCGCCTGATTGGCATTAAAAATGAGTGTTACATTTGTTTTAATATTCAAGTCAGCTAGTGCCTTCACTGCCTTTAGGCCCTCAAGTGTCATTGGAACTTTCACGGTAATATTCTCCGAAATTGCAGCAAGTTCCTTCCCTTCTTCGATCATCCCTTGTGCATCTTCTGAGATAACTTCTGCGCTGACAGAGCCTGATACCTCATCCGTAATTTCAGCTAAACGCTCATGAAAAGATACCCCTTCTTTCGCTACGAGGCTTGGGTTTGTTGTTACACCCGCTAGAATCCCTAATGCATTTGCTGAACGTATATCATCAATATTTGCCGAGTCAATAAAAAATTTCATCTTTAATCTCCTCCACTCTATGTTTTATTATTTTTTAAAACCATCCCACGTACAAAATTGTTCTAAAAGTGCGGTTAAAGTGGCATTCATAAGGGCATCTTGTCACCTCGTTCCCCTTTATCCTCCTTTTTGAACATACACTTACAGTACAAGAATACCAATTTGCGGCTCATGTCGCAACATTTGTATGAATTAGCCTATCACAGATTTTACAATTTCTACCATTTGATCTACATCAAATGGCTTTGTTAAAACAGCTTTTACCTGACTGTACCGAGATACTTCCTCCTTTATAGACTCTTCCAAACCACTCATTAGTAATGCTGGAATTTCTTGCTCATTTTGATGTAATTGATCTAATATTTCAGGCCCGTTATAAATTGGGAGTCTGTAATCCACGATAATTAAATGAAAAGGACTAGTATTTATCATTTCTAAAGCTTCTTTGCCTGTTGTAGCAGTAGCTACATGATACCCTTTACTTGTAAAAAGATCTGTTAATAATAAACGGATGCCCGCTTGATCATCCACTACTAAGATTTTCTTCTGCAAACCGATACTTCCCCCCTCTTTTCTAATCTAACAGCCATGTACAATTTCTATATTTAGGCTGGAAAAACCTGCTATGTTACAGAATTATCTCCATTTAGTTGTTTTTTTGAGGGGGAATACAATTGGTAAAAAGGCGTGAAAGGGTAGTTGAGTGTGCGGATTCTTAGAGAACACGGAACATGGTGAAACCACATCGCGTTTTCTATCTGCACCTTTTTTGAGCCGATTGGCTATTTTATGATAGAGGGGCGGCCATGGTTTTTCTTAACTCATATAAAGAGCCCCGGACGTAAGTGTACGTATGACCCGAGGCTCTTTCGCTTTATTTATTTCGTTGATGATCGATTGCAGCTCCAATAAACCCTTTAAACAGTGGTTGTGCTTTTGTTGGGCGTGAGGTGAATTCCGGATGAAATTGACTTGCTACAAACCATGGGTGATCCGTAATCTCGATCATTTCCACCAATCTTCCATCAGGACTTACACCGGAGAACAGAAACCCATTCTCTGCCATTTGATCACGGTAATCATTATTAAATTCATAGCGATGGCGATGGCGTTCCTCAATCATGTCCGCATGATCGTATACTTCCTTTGCTTTGGTACCATCTTTCAAACTGGCTGGATATAGGCCAAGTCTTAACGTGCCTCCCATGTCAGAAATATGCTTTTGCTCCGGCAACAAATCAATGACAGGATGTGTTGTTTTCGGATTAATTTCTGCTGAATGTGCATCTGTCAGGCCGAGTACATTCCGTGCGAATTCCACGGTCGCCAGCTGCATACCTAGACATATACCAAAGTATGGAACTTTATTTTCACGTGCGTAGCGAATAGCTTCGATTTTCCCTTCAATTCCTCGATCACCAAATCCACCTGGTACAAGGATACCATCCACATAAGCTAATTCTTTTTGTATAGATGCTGTATCCAGTTCCTCTGAGTTGATCCAATGAATCGAAATATCTGCATCATAGGGGTAGCCGGCATGTTTCAGCGCCTCCGTTACAGAAAGATAAGCATCCGGCAATTCTACGTATTTTCCAACAATACCGATGTCAACTTTTTTGGAAAGATTTTGTACTCTACCTACAAGTTCTCGCCATTCATCCATATTGGCTTCTTGGCAATCCAGTCCAAAATGCTCACATGTTAACTGGTCCAAATGTTGTTCCTGCAAGGAAATCGGCACTTGATAAAGTGTATCGGCATCGCGCAACTCGATAACTGCTTGTTCATTGATATCACAGAACAAAGCAATTTTTTCCTTCATGCCTTTACTAATCTCCTGCTCTGTTCGTAAAACAATTGTATCCGGCTGAATTCCCAGTGAACGTAATTCCTTAACACTGTGCTGGGTAGGTTTTGTCTTCATTTCACTAGCTGCTTTGATATATGGAACAAGCGTACAGTGAATATACATGACACTCTCTCTGCCAACATCACTCTTAATTTGGCGAATGGCTTCAAGAAATGGAAGTGATTCAATATCACCGACTGTACCACCAATTTCAGTAATAACGACATCTGCCTTTGTAGCAGCACCAGCACGAAATACCTGTTCTTTAATTTCATTCGTAATATGAGGGATAACTTGAACGGTACCGCCAAGATAATCTCCACGGCGTTCTTTGCGGATGACGCTAGAATAGACCTTCCCTGTTGTTATATTGCTGTATTTATTTAAATTATTATCGATAAACCGCTCATAATGCCCTAAATCCAGATCTGTTTCTGCTCCATCCTCTGTCACAAAGACCTCTCCATGCTGATACGGGCTCATCGTCCCAGGATCCACATTCAGGTATGGATCGAATTTTTGAATGGTTACCTTCAACCCGCGATTTTTCAATAAGCGGCCCAATGAAGCAGCTGTTATTCCTTTTCCCAAGGAAGAAACAACGCCTCCTGTAACAAATATATATTTCGTCACTATAATCCCTCTTTCTTCATATTGGCTGTCTATTATTGTGTGCAAAAACACATAAAAAATAATAAAAGCGCCTCCCCCAACGAGTCAGGGGAAACGCTTAAACATAGCTAAATTTAAAGAGCCCAATAAAAATTGTAAACATAAGGCTTGGATAAGTCAAGCGGGATAAAAGGAAAAACATCTCTAAGTATATTAAAAATTTATTGAGTCAAGACAAAATAGACAAGCATAAAAATACTGTGATCCCGAATATAAGGCACCTATTTATTGGTATAGTATGATTTTGAACTACCCCCACTTATCGACCTTGCGGTAGATTGAAGTGGGAGATTCTTGGGAACAGAGCATACTTGTTAACGTATTTCTTTGTCAACAGCGGTGTCTCTTATGGACCAAGCTACCCCCGTAGATTCCTACGGTTCTATATTTTTATTTAAGTCAAAGCTAATGTTCGTAAGCCTTCGACCAATATGTTTTTACTAGCATTTACATCTCTGTCATGATGTTCATGGCAAACAGGGCAAGTCCAATCCCTTATTTCAAGCGATTTTTTCCCGTCTTGATGTCCACAACCGGAACATACTTGACTAGATGGAAACCATCTACTTATTTTCACAATTGTTTTACCGTACCACTTCGCTTTGTATTCTAATTTAGTTACAAAAGCAGACCATGACACATCAGAGATGGATTTTGCTAACTTATGATTACGTAACATTCCTTTGATACTCAAATCTTCGATACAGATAATATCGTGGTTTTTGATTATTTCTGTACTTAACTTGTGAAGGAAGTCTTCACGTTGGTTCATCAATCTTTCGTGCAATCTAGCAACTTTTATCTTTTGTTTCTGATAGTTTTTTCCATCAAGAAGGTTCATACCATTCTTTTTAGCATGTAACGCACGTCTTGACAGTTTTCGCTGTTCCCGTTTTAGTTTCATTTCCATGTTTGAGGTAAAATTATGATTGTCAAACTTGCGGCCATCTGAAAGAATGGCAAAATCAGTAATACCTAAGTCTATGCCAATAGATGATTCCGTTTTCTCCAATGGTTGTACTTCTACTTCTGCAAGAATAGATACGAAATAGTTGCCACTGGGATTCCGTCTAATCGTTGCATTAAAAATACGCCCTTGCACGTCACGACTTTTGGCAAAACGTACAAGACCAAGTTTTGGCAACTTGATTCTATTACCTACAATGGCAATATTCCCATTCGTATGCTTGGTTGTATAGGATTGTACTTTATGCTTTTTAGACTTAAATCGTGGTACCTTATTTTGTTTCTTGAAAAAACGACTATAGGAATCAGCAAGGCTTTTAAGTGATGACTGAATAGCAATGCTGTCCACTTCTTTTAACCAAAACAATTCCTTTTTTAGCTGTGTAAGTTTCGCTGAACACGAATGATAAGTCAATCCTTTACCTGTTTCTTTGTAAACATCGTTCCATTGTGCTAGAAAATGATTGAATACAAAGCGAGAACAACCGATTGTTTTAGAGATTAGGATTTCTTGTTCTTTATTTGGATAGATACGAAACTTATATCCTTTATGGACTCGCATTGCTTCCGCCTCCCTTCATTCCTTGATTTTCAATATATTTCATGACTACATGGATGGGAGAACCACCAGTAGTTCGTCAGCAAAAACTTCTTGACCAAATATCCTTAGCATAGTCAGATGCCTTGTCACCAAGACTTTTCTACGATATTTCTCAACTAGAACAAGATGGTAATACATGAAGAATACGGAATGGTTATTGCTATCTAATTTCATTCTAAGTCAGCTTTTCCCTTATCTAAGACGGATGATATCATTAAGATATTAAGGGAGCGGCAAAAAACCTTTAGGCTATCGCCTAACCTTCATTCATCTCCCCCCTTATCGTTGAGCTTTGCCCTTCACACGATTGAAGAGGGAGTCTTCTGTCGGAAAACGATAAATATTAAAGATACTTATTCTTCCATTATCTCTTTCGTATTTTGAATGTATTTCCGTTCTTCTGTTTCGCTTAAAATCCCTGTTGCTTTTCCAGTTGTTGGTTCACCCCGAGATTCATAAACTAAATTATGATCTTTGTCTATTTGAGAAAAATCATCTTCCTTCCATCTTTCCAAAATAGTTTTAAATTTTTCTTCTTCTTCTAAATTAACCAATGTTTTTGCTAATCCTTCTAAAAGCCAATCGATGCGTTCATCTGTTATTTGATAGAATCCCCATTTGCTATCTGCATCAATTTTCTGGTGTGACATATAATGAATATAATCATTGAAATTTTTGTCTGTTAAATCTTTTTGTTGTATATAGCCACCAAATGGATTTTCTTCTTTTTTCTCATTATTACTAGCATTATGTTTTACTGGCTGAACCTGTTTTTCATCTATTGAACCCTCAGATACTATAGCGCTTGAACTTATAAAATAAAGAGCAACACCAAGTGTTGATACAATACCTAAACTCCACCCTAATAATTTAAAAGTTTTTTTCATATTGCACCTCTTTTTCATGTTTTAGATTTTTCACATTTTATTATACATGAAAAGATATGTAAATAAACGGCCATATTAAAAAGTCAATACATCCATTTGATTATTAAACAGATTACCTTTGTAATCAACTTCCCAATAGAATTCAACAACAACTTTTAAATCCGCACTAAGTGCACTAATAGTAGCTCAAATTGCAGCTGGTAAATTGCTCTTCTAATTTTAGATGATATAGGTAGAGAACGGTAGTTACAAACATGTAGATTTATTAACCCCTAATGGAGGATTAAAAATCTATCTTTAGAGGAAATTTATATACAATATAATTTATTTTTTGTTTTTTTCCTGTTTCGATAATCTTTTTTCCCTTAGAAGATCATCAATAGTATCAGCTTTTTCTCCAGCTTTTATATGATAAATAAGATCGCTCTTATTAATATAGAGAAAAAAATGGTCTCCATCTCTGTTATAAAAATCAAAGTCATCCCATTTATTCGTCATATTTCTTTCTTTTTTTTGGTTATTAGGTAAGTATGACACATGGACTTCATTATCGGATAAAATAGCTTTATGTTTTCCTAAGGATCCAATATCATATGATACCAGTTGTTTTTTTATTTCTTTTATATACTGATCTTTATTTCCTTTAATACTTATAGGTATTGTTATAATTAGTAGGAGAACAAGAGCAGCTAAATATGTTAATGGACCATCTTCCTTAAAAACTGAATAAAGTAATAAAGCCCCTACTAATGAGAAAAAAATAGCAATAAAAATCGATACGTTTCTATTTTTTTTTGCATGTAAACTAAATTCATAGTAATTCTCTGCAAATTTTTGTATATCCTCTTCATTTTTAATATAATTCAATTCAATTTCCATAGATAACCCTCCCGTTTATAATGTTCCACTTTATACTTTTTAAGACCGTCGATATTATTCCATATTCGAAACATTTGTAGATACTAGATTTTCACTGAACCTCACATTCAACTCCTCTAAGTATTGCTTTACTAACCAATAAATTCAAGACAATCCAACCCATGCTCACTAGCCAAGAGTTTAATGCTAACGCCTGCATTTTCCCTTCCTTTAATTTTGTACGTTCATCATAATTCGTAGTTTGTCGCTTTTTCAAGTAGTTGTTGTTAATTGAAAGTAAAGCCGAAATTATATTAATGTTGATGTTTGTACTACAAGAAAGATTACTCACATTTTTATGCCTCCAAATCTATTGGCCATGTAAGGAAATATATTATTTATACCATTTCTGGCTACATAAAGGAAAGCAAGCATAAATGATGCAGATATTTGGTGAAATCAAAGCGAGAGGAGTTGAAGACATTTTCTTTAACTCCATGGGTGGCCATATCCAAAACTGGTCCATGGTTATGAACCAACTCCTCCTACATCAAAATCTTCACGATAGGGTTTTAAAATATCTGGAGTAAGAATTAACTTACACACTTTATTTGACAAACCCTAGGGTTCAATTATGACCTTCACTACTTCATCGGAATGGTTTTTATAAAAACAAATCACACTATAATGACAAACTCCGAGCTGATTCAAAATGTATCTATTGTTCGGAGTTTGCCATTTATTCTATATTTATTTCTGGTTTCTCTCTTGTTTCATCAATCCTTGTCTCTGCAAAAATTGATCAACATCCTCAGCAGCTTTTTCTCCAGCTTTTATATGATAAATAAGGTCACTCTTATTAATATAGAGAAAAAAATGGTCTCCATCTCTGTTATAAAAATCAAAGTCATCCCATTTATTCGTCATATTTCTTTGTCTTTTTGTATCATTGGGGAGATATGTTATACGAATTTCATCATCAGATAAGAAAGCTTTATGTTCTCCTAAGATACCTAAATCTTTTGAGGTATGTCTTTTATTAATACTTTCTATAATATGTTTTTTATGATTGTTGACCATATAAATAGAGCTCGGGATTAATATAATAATAAACATGAGTAAATAAGGAATTGCCCCATCTTCAAATGATTTATGTATCGGATAGGTAATTATTAATGCTACTATTATGGCTAAAACAAAGTACCATTTTTTTGTTTTTCTTGCATTCAAACTAAAAGCATAGTAATTCTCTGCGAATTTTTGTACATCCCCTTCATTCTTAACATAATTCAATTCAAGTTCCATATATAACCCTTCTTATAAAGTCTTATTGTTTCTCTTTTTTTATATCATCTTGGGTGTTTACAATTATAAAAGCCACAGACAAAAAAGACAGACTATAATCATAGTCAGCCTTTTTTGCCGGATAGGAAAAGTTCTAAAAGATCACAATTAGCTTTATGTTTTTTCTTCTTCATCCTCATCCATCGATTCTTCCTCATTCACAGCCTCATCTTCAATTCCGACGATTTCTTCATCTTCATCAAACATCTTGCCTTCGTCACCTAATTCATCGATCATTTCATCGATGTCCTCGTCAACAATATCAAGTTCTTCGTCATCCAGATGAATTTCCTCGTCTTCTTCTCTCTTTTCTTTCTTTGGTTTTTCTTTTGTCTTTTCTTTGGTTACCTTCGCCTTTTTCTTTTTCTTCGAAGCTCTACCTTCTTCATCCATCTTTTCCACTGGATACCAGCGTTTCAACCCCCACGTATTTTCACCGAGTGTAATAAAGCGCCCATCGACGTTTAAATCCGTATAAAACTGTGCAATATTCGCTGTTTTTTCTTCTTCAGAGAAATCTTTTAGCTCAGCAACTTTGTCAAAAACCTCTCTAAAATGAAGCGACTTTTTTTCATCCATTAACACAGAATTAGCCAATTCGATCATTGCCATTTGTTTCACTTCTTCGTGGCTATAT
It encodes the following:
- a CDS encoding response regulator, which gives rise to MQKKILVVDDQAGIRLLLTDLFTSKGYHVATATTGKEALEMINTSPFHLIIVDYRLPIYNGPEILDQLHQNEQEIPALLMSGLEESIKEEVSRYSQVKAVLTKPFDVDQMVEIVKSVIG
- the tnpB gene encoding IS200/IS605 family element RNA-guided endonuclease TnpB; the encoded protein is MRVHKGYKFRIYPNKEQEILISKTIGCSRFVFNHFLAQWNDVYKETGKGLTYHSCSAKLTQLKKELFWLKEVDSIAIQSSLKSLADSYSRFFKKQNKVPRFKSKKHKVQSYTTKHTNGNIAIVGNRIKLPKLGLVRFAKSRDVQGRIFNATIRRNPSGNYFVSILAEVEVQPLEKTESSIGIDLGITDFAILSDGRKFDNHNFTSNMEMKLKREQRKLSRRALHAKKNGMNLLDGKNYQKQKIKVARLHERLMNQREDFLHKLSTEIIKNHDIICIEDLSIKGMLRNHKLAKSISDVSWSAFVTKLEYKAKWYGKTIVKISRWFPSSQVCSGCGHQDGKKSLEIRDWTCPVCHEHHDRDVNASKNILVEGLRTLALT
- a CDS encoding CTP synthase gives rise to the protein MTKYIFVTGGVVSSLGKGITAASLGRLLKNRGLKVTIQKFDPYLNVDPGTMSPYQHGEVFVTEDGAETDLDLGHYERFIDNNLNKYSNITTGKVYSSVIRKERRGDYLGGTVQVIPHITNEIKEQVFRAGAATKADVVITEIGGTVGDIESLPFLEAIRQIKSDVGRESVMYIHCTLVPYIKAASEMKTKPTQHSVKELRSLGIQPDTIVLRTEQEISKGMKEKIALFCDINEQAVIELRDADTLYQVPISLQEQHLDQLTCEHFGLDCQEANMDEWRELVGRVQNLSKKVDIGIVGKYVELPDAYLSVTEALKHAGYPYDADISIHWINSEELDTASIQKELAYVDGILVPGGFGDRGIEGKIEAIRYARENKVPYFGICLGMQLATVEFARNVLGLTDAHSAEINPKTTHPVIDLLPEQKHISDMGGTLRLGLYPASLKDGTKAKEVYDHADMIEERHRHRYEFNNDYRDQMAENGFLFSGVSPDGRLVEMIEITDHPWFVASQFHPEFTSRPTKAQPLFKGFIGAAIDHQRNK
- a CDS encoding DUF6241 domain-containing protein, whose protein sequence is MKKTFKLLGWSLGIVSTLGVALYFISSSAIVSEGSIDEKQVQPVKHNASNNEKKEENPFGGYIQQKDLTDKNFNDYIHYMSHQKIDADSKWGFYQITDERIDWLLEGLAKTLVNLEEEEKFKTILERWKEDDFSQIDKDHNLVYESRGEPTTGKATGILSETEERKYIQNTKEIMEE
- the rpoE gene encoding DNA-directed RNA polymerase subunit delta, translated to MSLEQYSHEEVKQMAMIELANSVLMDEKKSLHFREVFDKVAELKDFSEEEKTANIAQFYTDLNVDGRFITLGENTWGLKRWYPVEKMDEEGRASKKKKKAKVTKEKTKEKPKKEKREEDEEIHLDDEELDIVDEDIDEMIDELGDEGKMFDEDEEIVGIEDEAVNEEESMDEDEEEKT
- the fsa gene encoding fructose-6-phosphate aldolase, translated to MKFFIDSANIDDIRSANALGILAGVTTNPSLVAKEGVSFHERLAEITDEVSGSVSAEVISEDAQGMIEEGKELAAISENITVKVPMTLEGLKAVKALADLNIKTNVTLIFNANQALLAARAGASYVSPFLGRLDDIGQDGMDLVSTISAIFKEHNIHTEIIAASIRHPLHVTDAALNGADIATIPMKVIDQLVKHPLTDQGIEKFLADWKKQN